One Vitis vinifera cultivar Pinot Noir 40024 chromosome 8, ASM3070453v1 genomic window carries:
- the LOC100266680 gene encoding BEL1-like homeodomain protein 9: protein MADGFEPYHVPQQSRRDKLRVVAQNHSGCVEAATNLHGCAGLLPLYDPSLLPSDLLTCASASAHEFQHHSHPLSGSAEACKANPGCVVKEEGVNLMGYVGGIMNASSSSSTSHHPYLDPQSSLPINPSSIQDMNHNPFFYAPQNLRDFDQSFNGGEMVVFKPEPLSLTHHESNTTGQGLSLSLSSHHTHQNNLPLELNLQRYGSAIFSDKVTGGYMVPGIVGGSGSTSNDVSRSSVPLGPFTGYASILKGSRFLKPAQQLLEEFCDVGCGLYAERVSADSSMMDPPMESLSGTGIVDDPLSCGDGGEHRRKKSRLISMLDEVYRRYKHYYQQMQAVVASFESVAGLGNAAPYADLALKAMSKHFRCLKNAITDQLQFTNKAHGQISHGKDESPRFGNTDRGLYGQRPMHSSGFLEHQPVWRPQRGLPERAVTVLRAWLFEHFLHPYPTDTDKLMLAKQTGLSRNQVSNWFINARVRLWKPMVEEIHTLETRQAQKSSQREERSADRQSDHLPSANSLVFENPSTSAQRVQDAPSKRTRNELSEVHVGSEEPMNLSYNNLSAHPHVGVGVSTAGGSSNVSLTLGLHQNNGIGLSESFPINAAQRFGLGLDANSEGYVIGGFEAQNRHFGRDVIGGQLLHDFVG, encoded by the exons ATGGCGGATGGTTTTGAACCCTACCACGTACCACAGCAGAGCAGAAGGGATAAGCTTAGAGTTGTGGCTCAGAACCACTCGGGCTGTGTGGAGGCAGCTACTAATCTTCACGGCTGCGCCGGTTTGCTCCCTCTCTACGATCCCTCACTGTTGCCTTCCGATTTGCTAACTTGCGCCAGCGCCAGCGCCCATGAGTTTCAGCACCATAGCCACCCACTTTCAGGCTCTGCTGAGGCTTGTAAGGCAAACCCAGGTTGTGTTGTTAAAGAAGAAGGCGTGAATTTGATGGGTTATGTTGGTGGAATCATGAAtgcgtcttcttcttcttcgacTTCGCACCATCCTTACTTGGATCCGCAATCTTCGTTGCCCATAAACCCCAGCTCGATTCAGGATATGAACCATAACCCTTTTTTTTACGCTCCCCAAAACCTCAGAGATTTTGATCAGTCCTTCAATGGTGGTGAGATGGTGGTGTTCAAGCCGGAGCCCTTATCATTGACCCATCATGAGTCTAACACCACTGGGCAAGGGCTGTCTCTATCTCTGTCCTCTCACCATACCCACCAAAACAATCTTCCACTGGAACTGAATCTTCAAAGGTACGGGTCTGCAATTTTTAGCGATAAGGTTACTGGTGGCTATATGGTTCCGGGCATTGTTGGTGGTAGTGGTTCCACCTCTAATGATGTATCGAGGAGTTCCGTCCCTCTCGGGCCTTTTACAGGCTATGCTTCAATTTTGAAGGGATCGAGGTTCCTGAAACCTGCACAGCAGTTGTTGGAGGAGTTCTGCGACGTGGGCTGCGGACTTTACGCCGAAAGAGTCTCAGCGGATTCGTCGATGATGGATCCTCCAATGGAGAGTCTGAGTGGAACTGGAATTGTTGATGATCCGCTCAGTTGTGGAGATGGGGGGGAGCACCGGAGAAAAAAGTCGAGGCTAATTTCGATGCTAGACGAG GTTTACAGGAGGTACAAGCACTACTATCAACAAATGCAGGCAGTTGTAGCATCATTTGAATCGGTTGCTGGTCTCGGCAATGCGGCTCCCTATGCCGACTTGGCTCTGAAAGCTATGTCTAAACACTTCAGGTGTTTGAAGAATGCCATTACCGACCAGCTTCAGTTCACAAACAAAGCCCATGGACAAATAAGTCATGGAAAAGATGAAAGTCCAAGGTTTGGGAACACTGATAGAGGCCTTTATGGTCAAAGACCCATGCACAGCTCAGGATTTCTTGAACATCAACCTGTTTGGCGACCCCAAAGGGGACTTCCTGAGCGAGCTGTAACTGTACTCAGGGCATGGTTGTTTGAACACTTCCTTCACCC TTATCCTACTGATACAGACAAGCTAATGTTGGCTAAGCAGACTGGTCTCTCCCGGAACCAG GTTTCCAACTGGTTCATCAATGCAAGAGTAAGACTTTGGAAGCCAATGGTGGAAGAGATACACACGCTGGAGACACGACAAGCTCAAAAATCTTCCCAGAGAGAGGAGCGAAGTGCCGACAGGCAGAGTGATCATTTACCTTCAGCAAACTCACTTGTGTTTGAAAATCCATCCACCTCTGCTCAAAGAGTTCAAGACGCCCCATCAAAACGTACCAGAAATGAGCTTTCTGAGGTACACGTGGGTAGTGAGGAGCCAATGAATTTATCTTACAATAACTTGTCGGCCCATCCGCATGTGGGAGTTGGTGTGAGCACTGCAGGTGGAAGCAGTAATGTTTCCCTGACACTGGGTCTTCACCAGAATAATGGGATTGGTTTATCAGAGTCCTTTCCTATTAATGCAGCTCAACGTTTTGGGCTTGGCCTTGATGCAAATAGCGAGGGATATGTTATAGGTGGTTTTGAAGCACAAAATCGGCATTTTGGAAGGGATGTTATTGGAGGGCAACTTTTACATGATTTTGTTGGCTGA
- the LOC100245906 gene encoding aldehyde oxidase GLOX — MDPSSSPSPWKCVVFLFAFMILDAAIVALADLPGTWELIVPNAGIASMHTAVTRYGTVVLLDRTNIGPSRKMLPKGHCRYDPKDEVLKRDCYAHSVILDLNTNKIRPLKILTDTWCSSGQFLPDGSLLQTGGDLDGVKKIRKFVPCGPHGFCDWEELKDVELETGRWYATNQILPDGSVIIVGGRAANSVEYYPPRKGGAVQLPFLSDVEDKQMDNLYPYVHLLPNGHLFIFANNKAVMYDYTSNKVMLEYPPLDGGPRNYPSAGSSVMLALEGDYSMAIIVVCGGAQFGAFIQKSTDTPAHGSCGRIVATSPHPVWEMEDMPFGRIMGDMVMLPTGDVLIINGAQAGSQGFELASSPCFFPLLYRPNQPLGLRFMTLTPGTVPRMYHSTANLLPDGRVLIAGSNPHYFYKFAAEFPTELRIEAFSPEYLFADKANIRPVIDESPEMVRFGEQFDVFVSVSLPVVGSMEVNLASAPFATHSFSQGQRLVKLTVSPTVPDADERYRIVCTAPPGGKIAPPGYYMMFAVNLGVPSVARWVQLVP, encoded by the coding sequence ATGGacccttcttcttctccttctccttggAAATGCGTTGTATTCCTCTTTGCTTTCATGATCTTGGATGCCGCCATCGTCGCACTTGCAGATCTTCCTGGCACATGGGAACTCATCGTTCCCAACGCCGGTATAGCCTCGATGCACACTGCCGTCACACGTTACGGCACGGTCGTCCTCCTAGACCGGACCAACATTGGCCCTTCCCGGAAAATGCTGCCTAAAGGCCATTGCCGCTACGACCCAAAGGACGAAGTTCTCAAACGCGACTGCTACGCCCATTCTGTCATCCTCGACCTCAACACCAACAAAATCCGCCCACTCAAGATCCTCACCGACACCTGGTGCTCCTCCGGCCAGTTTCTTCCGGACGGCTCACTCTTACAGACGGGAGGCGACTTGGACGGTGTGAAGAAGATACGAAAGTTCGTACCTTGCGGCCCACATGGTTTCTGCGACTGGGAGGAGCTCAAAGACGTGGAGCTGGAAACAGGGAGGTGGTATGCTACCAACCAGATTTTACCCGACGGCTCTGTCATCATCGTCGGCGGTAGAGCCGCGAACAGTGTTGAATATTATCCGCCAAGGAAGGGCGGCGCCGTGCAATTGCCGTTTCTGAGTGACGTAGAGGACAAGCAGATGGACAATCTGTACCCTTACGTTCACCTTCTTCCCAACGGTCACTTGTTCATTTTCGCCAATAATAAAGCAGTAATGTACGATTATACTAGTAACAAAGTCATGCTTGAATACCCACCTTTGGATGGAGGCCCACGAAACTACCCGTCGGCTGGTTCATCGGTGATGCTTGCTCTGGAGGGAGATTACTCAATGGCCATAATCGTGGTATGTGGTGGAGCCCAATTCGGCGCTTTTATTCAGAAGAGCACTGACACCCCTGCGCATGGTAGTTGTGGCCGCATAGTGGCCACTTCGCCCCACCCGGTTTGGGAAATGGAGGACATGCCATTTGGTCGGATCATGGGTGATATGGTGATGCTCCCCACCGGAGATGTTTTGATCATAAATGGAGCCCAAGCTGGGTCTCAAGGTTTCGAGTTGGCTTCTAGCCCCTGTTTCTTCCCGCTTCTCTATCGCCCAAATCAACCGCTTGGGTTACGCTTCATGACACTGACCCCGGGCACTGTGCCCAGGATGTACCACTCCACCGCCAATTTGCTGCCGGACGGCAGGGTGTTAATCGCCGGAAGTAACCCACATTACTTCTACAAATTCGCAGCGGAATTTCCCACCGAGTTGCGAATCGAGGCATTTTCGCCCGAGTACTTATTTGCGGACAAAGCAAATATTCGTCCGGTGATTGATGAATCGCCCGAAATGGTCCGTTTCGGGGAGCAATTTGATGTGTTCGTATCGGTTTCGCTGCCGGTTGTTGGGTCAATGGAAGTGAACTTGGCAAGCGCTCCTTTTGCCACACATTCGTTTTCGCAAGGACAGAGACTGGTGAAATTGACCGTTAGTCCCACCGTGCCCGACGCTGATGAACGTTACCGGATTGTCTGTACAGCACCGCCGGGAGGGAAGATCGCTCCGCCGGGGTATTATATGATGTTTGCAGTCAATTTGGGGGTACCAAGTGTTGCACGCTGGGTCCAATTGGTCCCATAA
- the LOC100261476 gene encoding protein NRT1/ PTR FAMILY 5.6, which translates to MVQRQEGEVDEKTWVYDSSVDHKGRLPLRASTGVWKASLFIIAIEFSERLSYFGIATSLILYLSKVMHEDLKSAAKSVNYWSGVTTTMPLLGGFLADAYWGRFSTVLISSIVYLLGLILLTMSRVVPSLRPCGAGTCLEPRKVHEVVFFLAIYLISIGTGGHKPALESFGADQFDDDYSEERKKKMSYFNWWNFGLCSGLLIGVTVIVYVQDHVSWGVADIILSVVMAVTIVIFCVGRPFYRYRKPMGSPLTPLLQVLVAAIAKRKLPYPPNPSQLYEVPTAKKTQERFLCHTEKLKFLDKAAILEDNGDSAEKQQSSWRLATVTNVEEMKLILNMIPIWLSCLPFGICVAQASTFFIKQGATMNRKIDNDFLIPAASIYSLAAIGMIASVTIYEKILVPVLRQATGTERGIKILQRIGIGMVFSMIGMIVAALVEKKRLGVVEKNPQTGSLSMSVFWLAPQFVILGIGDGFSLVGLQEYFYDQVPDSMRSLGIAFYLSVIGAANFLSSLLITIVDHVTEKHGKSWFGVDLNTSRLDKFYWLLAIMNMLNLWVYVIVARRYSYKNVQRSAAVAVADCYNGDGVGSMA; encoded by the exons ATGGTGCAGAGACAGGAAGGAGAAGTTGATGAGAAGACATGGGTTTATGATTCTTCTGTGGATCATAAAGGAAGGCTCCCTCTCCGAGCTTCCACCGGTGTTTGGAAAGCCTCTCTCTTTATTATTG CAATTGAATTCAGTGAGAGGTTGAGTTACTTTGGAATAGCAACTAGCCTGATTTTATACCTCTCTAAGGTAATGCATGAAGACCTCAAGTCAGCGGCAAAGAGTGTAAACTACTGGTCCGGAGTAACCACCACGATGCCATTACTTGGAGGATTCCTGGCTGATGCTTACTGGGGCCGATTCTCAACAGTTCTCATTTCATCCATTGTCTACCTCTTG GGATTGATTCTCTTGACCATGTCAAGAGTAGTACCAAGCTTAAGGCCATGTGGCGCAGGCACATGTCTGGAACCTAGGAAGGTCcatgaggtggtcttcttcctTGCAATTTATTTGATCTCTATAGGAACTGGAGGGCATAAACCAGCCTTGGAGAGCTTTGGGGCTGACCAGTTTGACGATGATTACTccgaagaaagaaagaagaagatgtCCTACTTCAACTGGTGGAACTTCGGCCTTTGTAGTGGACTCCTAATTGGGGTCACCGTGATTGTCTATGTGCAGGATCATGTGAGCTGGGGTGTTGCCGATATCATTCTCTCTGTAGTTATGGCGGTTACAATAGTGATCTTCTGTGTAGGGAGGCCATTTTATCGGTACAGGAAGCCTATGGGGAGCCCCTTGACCCCCTTGCTGCAGGTCTTAGTTGCGGCAATTGCCAAGAGAAAACTTCCTTATCCTCCTAACCCTTCCCAATTGTATGAAGTTCCAACAGCAAAAAAGACGCAAGAGAGATTTCTCTGCCACACCGAGAAGCTTAA ATTTCTTGACAAGGCTGCAATCCTCGAAGACAATGGAGATTCAGCGGAGAAGCAACAAAGTTCATGGAGACTTGCAACTGTAACAAACGTTGAGGAGATGAAGCTTATCCTCAACATGATTCCCATATGGCTAAGTTGCTTGCCATTTGGAATTTGCGTAGCCCAAGCCTCCACATTCTTCATCAAACAAGGTGCAACAATGAACCGCAAGATTGACAACGATTTTCTCATCCCTGCAGCCTCAATTTATTCTCTTGCTGCCATAGGAATGATAGCCTCGGTCACCATTTATGAAAAGATTCTTGTACCTGTGCTAAGACAGGCAACAGGAACCGAAAGAGGTATCAAAATCCTCCAGAGGATTGGTATTGGGATGGTTTTCTCAATGATAGGCATGATAGTAGCAGCCTTGGTTGAGAAAAAGAGACTTGGCGTCGTGGAGAAAAATCCGCAAACTGGTTCACTTTCAATGAGTGTGTTTTGGTTAGCTCCACAGTTTGTCATCTTAGGTATTGGAGATGGGTTCAGTCTAGTGGGCCTGCAAGAGTACTTCTATGACCAAGTTCCTGACTCCATGAGAAGCTTAGGCATTGCCTTCTACCTTAGTGTGATCGGAGCTGCCAACTTCCTCAGTAGTCTGTTGATAACAATCGTGGATCACGTAACAGAGAAGCATGGGAAGAGCTGGTTTGGTGTGGATTTGAACACTAGCCGCTTGGACAAGTTCTACTGGCTGCTAGCAATCATGAATATGCTCAACTTGTGGGTATATGTGATCGTGGCTCGCCGTTATTCTTACAAGAATGTGCAGAGAAGTGCAGCTGTGGCTGTGGCCGACTGCTATAATGGTGATGGAGTAGGATCAATGGCTTGA
- the LOC100240813 gene encoding uncharacterized protein LOC100240813 has product MSIMSLSIPIPLRNLSFSRVLTGPDNAFLETKLSQLSLGTAQFPAKTTLIRMGGGPRTYPGGVSKWQWKRMQAKKAKQLLKARLCRERQMYEMRKRAELKAAVSELERPWEVVERAPTLLSVSADEQLKVLADRFQRPDGFDLWSEKDGPQLFDKADGVPSARFFPKGVVHSIKPYEAREMAKERDGFRKQVDLKNSMDEEGNSYSGKGGNGTYGKSRKRRTRKRIGSTANSSNFDFDGGQGPTIAQRLEYSDSEFYDMSLQQDGSYGFEAKSS; this is encoded by the coding sequence ATGTCCATAATGTCCCTTTCCATTCCAATACCTCTTCGAAACCTCTCCTTCTCCAGGGTTTTAACCGGACCAGACAACGCCTTCCTTGAAACAAAACTGTCTCAGCTCTCGCTCGGCACTGCACAATTTCCAGCCAAAACGACGTTGATTCGCATGGGTGGGGGTCCGAGAACCTACCCTGGAGGAGTATCGAAATGGCAATGGAAGCGCATGCAAGCAAAAAAGGCCAAACAACTACTCAAGGCTCGGCTGTGCCGCGAGCGCCAGATGTACGAGATGAGGAAGAGAGCGGAGCTGAAAGCGGCAGTGTCAGAGCTGGAGAGGCCCTGGGAGGTTGTGGAGAGAGCACCCACGTTGTTATCGGTGAGTGCCGACGAGCAATTGAAGGTATTGGCTGACCGCTTTCAGAGACCTGATGGGTTCGATTTGTGGTCCGAAAAGGACGGACCCCAATTGTTCGATAAGGCGGATGGGGTGCCATCAGCGAGGTTTTTTCCCAAAGGGGTTGTGCACAGCATCAAGCCGTACGAAGCTAGGGAAATGGCAAAGGAAAGGGATGGGTTCAGAAAACAAGTTGATTTGAAGAATTCGATGGATGAGGAAGGGAATTCGTATAGCGGAAAAGGCGGGAATGGTACTTACGGGAAATCTAGGAAGCGGAGGACTAGGAAGAGAATTGGGTCTACTGCCAATTCTtccaattttgattttgatggcGGCCAGGGGCCCACTATTGCTCAGAGATTGGAATATTCAGATTCTGAATTTTATGATATGAGTTTGCAGCAGGATGGGAGTTATGGATTTGAAGCCAAGTCCTCGTAA